The stretch of DNA CGAAACTTCTCGGCCCTCTTTACTTTACTTTCACCAAATTATATCTCCTTTATTTACGCGTGTCAATCTGAAAATTTCTGGGGGATTTTTGATTAGATTTGAGGACTAAGGTTTAAAACTAGGAAGCATCAGCCATGGCTACTGGAAGTTTGAAGAAGATGGGTTCCATTGATGCTCAGCTCAGGCTTATTGCTCCTTCCAAAGTCTCTGAAGACGACAAGCTTGTTGAGTACGATGCTCTGTTGCTGGATCGGTTTCTCGACATTCTCCAGGATTTGCATGGCGAAGAAGTCAGAGAGTTTGTatgttttctcttctttaaCTTTGTTATTTGAactgtgtttgtgtttgtgtttgtgtttgttgttTCTCCTTTTGTTCTGAAACagacaatgttttattttgttttgttttgtctaaaaGGTGCAAGAATGCTACGAGGTTGCTGCTGATTACGATGGGAACCGCAACACCGAGAAGCTAGAGGAGCTTGGAAACATGTTGACGAGTTTGGATCCAGGAGATTCAATCGTGGTCACAAAATCGTTCTCCAACATGCTTAGCTTGGCTAATCTTGCTGAGGAAGTCCAGATTGCGTACAGGCGCAGGATTAAGAAGCTTAAGAAAGGAGACTTCGCTGATGAGGCCTCTGCGACAACGGAATCCGACATTGAAGAGACTCTCAAGAGGCTCTTGCAGCTTAACAAGACCCCTGAAGAGGTTTTTGATGCTCTCAAGAACCAGACTGTTGACTTGGTCTTAACTGCTCACCCTACTCAATCTGTTCGCCGGTCTTTGCTTCAAAAGTTTGGAAGGTTTGTTCTGAGTCCCAGACATTTTGATAACTTGTGACTTTGTGCTACTTAGGCATGTGGGTTCCGTTAGTTCTGTTAAACATAAATCTTACCGAATTAACCCGAAATAAATTTTGGTTAGGTATTCAGTTATTTCGGTTTTTGAAAATCTTACCAgagtttttgattttggtttagttttgttaaaaaattgataaatttggttagttcggttttccATTAGTTTGGTTCGAAATTTGGTTAGCTCGGCCCGGTTTCTGATATGGTTTGggcataatatattttaaaaataaattgaagtaAATGATTGCCGAACCTAAAACCTACCGAATCAAACCAAGCTAACTGAAGTTtctttcggtttggttcggtttcaaTATTCCAGGCCTAGTTTTACTGATGTATTGTGTTTTTGAATGTTTCCAGGATTCGTGATTGTTTGACACAGTTATATGCAAAGGACATCACTCCTGATGATAAACAAGAACTCGATGAAGCTCTGCAACGAGAGGTATACACAAAGTGAATCTTTTATTATTGCTTTGCAATATACTTAAAAGTCTTGTGTTTTGTTGGCACCAGATTCAAGCTGCTTTTCGCACTGATGAGATTCGAAGAACTCCTCCTACACCACAAGATGAAATGAGAGCAGGGATGAGCTACTTCCATGAGACAATCTGGAAAGGAGTCCCCAAATTCTTGAGACGTGTTGACACTGCTTTAAAGAACATTGGTATCAACGAGCGTGTTCCTTACAACGCTCCTCTCATTCAGTTCTCTTCCTGGATGG from Brassica oleracea var. oleracea cultivar TO1000 unplaced genomic scaffold, BOL UnpScaffold02228, whole genome shotgun sequence encodes:
- the LOC106321635 gene encoding phosphoenolpyruvate carboxylase 2-like, producing MATGSLKKMGSIDAQLRLIAPSKVSEDDKLVEYDALLLDRFLDILQDLHGEEVREFVQECYEVAADYDGNRNTEKLEELGNMLTSLDPGDSIVVTKSFSNMLSLANLAEEVQIAYRRRIKKLKKGDFADEASATTESDIEETLKRLLQLNKTPEEVFDALKNQTVDLVLTAHPTQSVRRSLLQKFGRIRDCLTQLYAKDITPDDKQELDEALQREIQAAFRTDEIRRTPPTPQDEMRAGMSYFHETIWKGVPKFLRRVDTALKNIGINERVPYNAPLIQFSSWMGGDRDGNPRVTPEVTRD